One genomic window of Planctomycetaceae bacterium includes the following:
- the cmoA gene encoding carboxy-S-adenosyl-L-methionine synthase CmoA produces MTTDRIYSQPLSRIGQFEFDDQVASVFPDMIARSVPGYASILAMIEQFAAKYAVPGTDIYDLGCSLGAATFAMRRGAPADCTIHAVDSSAAMMARLRDALDRVPDSGCAVELHESDIRDVQIRNASLVVLNLTLQFLPPSQRQPLLQKAVDGMRPGAALVLSEKICFDDPAEQQLMTGLHHEFKRAHGYSDLEIAQKRTAIENRLIPETLQTHILRLHAVGLQTAMLWFQCLNFASIVAVK; encoded by the coding sequence ATGACCACCGACCGCATCTATTCACAACCGCTGTCACGCATCGGGCAATTCGAATTTGACGATCAGGTGGCCAGCGTGTTTCCCGACATGATCGCTCGGTCGGTACCGGGCTACGCGTCCATCCTGGCGATGATTGAACAGTTCGCCGCGAAGTACGCCGTGCCCGGTACCGACATCTATGATCTGGGATGTTCACTGGGTGCCGCGACGTTCGCCATGAGACGCGGCGCACCGGCGGACTGCACAATTCACGCCGTGGACAGTTCGGCCGCGATGATGGCCCGACTGCGCGACGCACTGGATCGCGTGCCGGACAGCGGCTGTGCCGTTGAGCTGCACGAATCTGATATCCGCGATGTGCAGATTCGCAACGCTTCCCTGGTTGTGCTGAACCTGACGCTGCAGTTTCTGCCGCCGTCGCAACGCCAGCCGCTGCTTCAAAAAGCCGTCGATGGAATGCGACCAGGCGCCGCTCTGGTGCTGTCGGAAAAGATCTGCTTCGACGATCCCGCTGAACAGCAACTGATGACTGGACTGCATCACGAATTCAAACGGGCTCACGGCTACAGCGACCTGGAGATCGCTCAAAAGCGAACCGCCATCGAAAACCGGCTGATCCCGGAAACTCTGCAGACCCACATCCTTCGGCTGCACGCGGTGGGGTTGCAAACAGCGATGCTCTGGTTTCAGTGCCTGAACTTCGCATCAATCGTCGCCGTAAAATGA
- a CDS encoding tetratricopeptide repeat protein: protein MAHASDNSKHTSPRRALNVRALIIVLGVLAMFHFGVRHLHGRQVGATCDYLKQTGMAALDAGDHERAFEFLDQYLALRGGDADVQRLVSELLQEHTTDESLQRAFRMNEQMLLARRDDDDLRLRQVRTAVRLDRFSDAAAHLQELRSRTPDVSEVWYYSGLVAESLEDLDTAAAHFERAIGLPNPAPECFEHLANVVSSNAGGRMPDPNRAEALLNQMVATCDSAKSRFIRASWLMQQQRPEHASVDLWQALKSRPGDISFNTMLLQAYRQMSAESSSARFESARLLQHFQQQVVAQPESTALRLLLASAQWLADQNDAAIATLEDGIRRSPREYRLHELLVDFLVSRHQTERARRVYAGLPERALSRARRQFLLGRVLMAEQQWDAAAEAFGLAISLAGQNDDVRSRASTCLALCQQQSGKSVAARESYRLLLRSNPQSVSGRLGMATAFLQQDQPARAIIEYRRLMDVPGVPAFLANLLIESNLSQPAGRRDWSEVEQLLSDTSPAVQDDVQRALLQTDLLFAKGAPSRALDHLERAVHQHPGDAKLAQAWDSVLLVKAPALQRQIEMTVQNDAADESAQGGLLALLMARREPQAVTIWLNQLRSPSAGRQLSEGKRLKIVAEVTSGLARSAGRNGRGQYTAELLAVAENAYQQLVTRDTNQLPAYVGFLAEQQSARRAAQVLQQSPVSANANIRAFSWLECLRRGQDRAAVRSVAQQDLLRLINNDPASVVLRMAYAESQILFEDYESAGAVLEQLIQHDRRNAAAFSRAAWILAVSRRDLSKALEYSSTASRIAPSDPQIRDVQGLVLALTGDPQTALQIFSSIPRDERLLTSWLYEAKALQAAGQSQAARQLAHELTELGAEHQITPADAKLLHSLKNGGT, encoded by the coding sequence ATGGCTCATGCATCCGACAACTCGAAGCATACTTCGCCGCGGCGCGCGCTGAACGTCAGAGCTCTGATCATTGTGCTGGGTGTCCTGGCAATGTTTCACTTCGGCGTGCGTCATCTGCACGGACGTCAGGTTGGCGCGACGTGTGACTATCTGAAACAAACAGGAATGGCAGCACTCGACGCCGGCGACCACGAACGGGCGTTTGAGTTTCTGGATCAGTACCTGGCTCTCCGCGGCGGTGACGCCGATGTGCAGCGGCTGGTGAGCGAGCTGCTGCAGGAACATACCACCGACGAATCTCTGCAGCGTGCGTTTCGGATGAACGAACAAATGCTGCTGGCGCGCCGGGATGACGATGACCTGCGGCTGCGGCAGGTCCGGACTGCTGTTCGACTGGATCGTTTTTCGGACGCGGCGGCTCACCTGCAGGAACTTCGATCCCGTACGCCCGACGTTTCCGAAGTCTGGTACTACAGCGGACTGGTGGCGGAGAGTCTCGAAGATCTCGACACCGCCGCGGCGCACTTTGAGAGAGCGATCGGTCTTCCGAATCCGGCGCCCGAGTGTTTCGAACACCTGGCGAATGTTGTTTCCAGCAACGCCGGCGGCCGCATGCCCGACCCGAATCGCGCCGAAGCTCTGCTAAATCAGATGGTGGCGACCTGCGATTCGGCGAAGTCCCGGTTCATCCGCGCGTCATGGCTGATGCAGCAGCAGCGTCCGGAACATGCGAGCGTCGATTTGTGGCAGGCGCTGAAGTCACGGCCCGGCGACATTTCGTTCAACACGATGCTGCTGCAGGCGTACCGGCAGATGTCCGCCGAGTCATCTTCCGCTCGGTTCGAATCCGCGCGGCTGCTGCAGCATTTTCAGCAGCAGGTGGTGGCACAACCGGAATCGACGGCGCTGCGGCTGTTACTGGCATCGGCACAATGGCTTGCCGATCAGAATGATGCTGCCATCGCGACTCTGGAAGACGGAATTCGCCGCAGTCCGCGGGAATATCGACTGCACGAACTGCTGGTCGATTTTCTGGTCAGCCGCCATCAGACCGAACGTGCTCGCAGAGTCTATGCCGGTCTGCCGGAACGAGCGCTGTCGCGCGCTCGCCGACAGTTTCTGCTGGGCCGCGTGTTGATGGCCGAACAACAGTGGGATGCGGCGGCCGAAGCGTTCGGTCTGGCCATCAGCCTGGCGGGCCAGAACGATGACGTCAGGTCGCGGGCATCCACGTGTCTGGCGCTGTGTCAGCAGCAGTCCGGCAAGTCCGTCGCGGCTCGCGAATCGTACCGGCTGTTGCTGAGATCGAATCCTCAGTCGGTCAGTGGTCGCCTGGGAATGGCGACGGCGTTCCTGCAGCAGGACCAGCCGGCTCGGGCCATCATCGAATACCGGCGGCTGATGGATGTTCCCGGAGTACCCGCGTTTCTGGCGAATCTGCTGATTGAATCCAACCTGTCTCAGCCAGCCGGCCGCCGCGACTGGTCGGAAGTCGAACAACTGCTGAGCGACACCAGTCCCGCCGTCCAGGATGACGTGCAGCGGGCTTTGCTGCAGACCGATCTGCTGTTCGCGAAGGGTGCTCCGTCGCGAGCACTGGATCACCTGGAACGCGCGGTCCATCAGCATCCCGGCGACGCGAAGCTGGCTCAGGCATGGGACAGCGTGCTGCTGGTCAAGGCGCCAGCGCTGCAGCGACAGATCGAAATGACCGTTCAGAATGATGCGGCCGACGAGTCAGCTCAGGGCGGACTGCTGGCTCTGCTGATGGCTCGCCGAGAACCGCAGGCCGTCACAATCTGGTTGAATCAACTGAGGTCGCCGTCCGCCGGTCGGCAGCTTTCGGAAGGCAAACGGCTGAAGATTGTCGCCGAAGTGACGTCTGGTCTTGCCAGGTCCGCCGGTCGAAACGGACGCGGACAATACACGGCCGAACTTCTGGCCGTTGCGGAAAACGCCTATCAGCAACTGGTGACGCGGGACACAAATCAGCTTCCGGCCTACGTCGGGTTTCTGGCCGAACAGCAGTCGGCTCGCCGCGCGGCTCAGGTGTTGCAGCAGTCTCCCGTTTCGGCGAATGCCAACATTCGCGCGTTCAGTTGGCTGGAATGTCTTCGCCGCGGTCAGGATCGGGCGGCGGTCAGATCGGTGGCTCAGCAGGATCTGCTGCGGCTGATCAACAACGATCCCGCCAGCGTCGTGCTGCGGATGGCGTACGCGGAATCGCAGATTCTGTTCGAAGACTACGAATCCGCCGGGGCCGTTCTGGAACAACTGATTCAGCACGATCGACGAAACGCGGCAGCCTTCAGTCGGGCGGCATGGATTCTGGCCGTCAGCCGTCGAGACCTGTCGAAAGCACTGGAGTATTCGTCGACTGCGTCACGGATCGCGCCATCCGATCCGCAGATCCGCGACGTGCAGGGACTGGTGCTGGCTCTGACCGGTGATCCGCAAACCGCGCTGCAGATCTTTTCGTCAATTCCCCGCGACGAACGTCTGCTGACGTCATGGCTGTATGAAGCGAAAGCTCTGCAGGCGGCCGGGCAGTCCCAGGCGGCCCGCCAACTGGCTCACGAACTGACCGAGCTGGGAGCCGAACACCAGATCACCCCCGCCGACGCGAAGCTGCTGCATTCGCTGAAAAACGGGGGCACGTGA